Genomic window (Rathayibacter sp. VKM Ac-2760):
CCGGTCCGGCTGGCCCCGGCCGTCGTGCCGTTCGCGCTCCTCGTGCTCGCGCTGGCACTTGCGCTGCTCGTCCCGTCGGTCGGGCTCTGGTGGCTGCTGCTGCTGGTCCTGCAGCGGCCGCTCTCGCTGCTGCTGCTGCGCCGCGGCTAGGCGGCGGGCGTCCAGCCCAGCCGGGGCGCGATGTCCTGCGCGACGGTCTCCAGGATCCGCCGGTGCGAGGCGACCCCGCCGACGGCGGGCAGCGTGATCGTGAGCGAGTCCGCCTCGGCCAGCGCCGGATCGGCCGCGAGCGACGCGACGATCTCGTCGGCCGTGCCGACGTGCAGCGGGCTGAAGCGCATCGGCGCGGCGATGATCGAGCGGTCGGCGGTGCGCGGGCGGCCGTCGTCGTCCATCCGAGCGAGATAGCCCTCGATGAACGGGCGGTGCGCCTCCTCGTCGGCGGGACCGGTCAGCGGCAGCACGATCCGCCCTGCCGTGACCCGCGAGGTACGCCCGGGACGGGCGGCGGCGAAGGCCTCGCGGTAGGCGCGGATCTGCGCGGCCTGCTGCTCGGCGAACGGCAGCCCGGTCTCCTCCGTGTTCAGCGTGGAGACCTGGAGGTGCATGCCCTGCTCGCCGGCGCGCACGGCGGACGCTGTGGTGCCGGCGCCGTACCAGAGCCGGTCGGCGAGGCCCGGGGCGTGCGGCTGCTGCACGAGCGGATCGCCGACCGGCACCGACATCAGCGCCGACTCCGCGATGCCGAGGACCGTGCCCGAGAGCGCGTCGCGCAGGCGCTCGATCCGCTCCTGCGCCTCGGCGCGGAACTCGCGATCGGCCTGGCCGAAGACGCCGTCGAAGACCGAGGCGAGGTGCGCGAAGCCGCTGCTCACGCCGAGGTCGAGCCGGCCGCCGGAGAGCAGGTCGACGGTCGCCGCGTCCTCGGCGAGGCGGACGGGCGACTCGTAGCGCGCGCCGATCACGGCGGTGCCGAGGCGCAGGCGCCGGGTGCGCTGCGAGGCCGCCGCGAAGAAGGTCATCGGCGAGGCGAGGAAGCGCTCGAAGTGCCGCACCCGCACCCAGCCGGTGTCGTAGCCGAGCGCCTCGGCCAGCTCGAAGAGCGCGAGGCCGTCCTCGAGGCTGCGGGCGGCATCGCCGGGCTGCTCGGGTCCCTCCGGATACGGCACGAAGGTCAGGAAGTCGAGTCCGAGGCGGCGGGTCACGGCACGACGCTACCGCGCCGGAGACGACGGAACGGACGGGGCCGACCGCGCGAGGCGGCCGATCCCGTCCGTTCCGGACGTGCGGTGCGCTACAGCGCCGCGTAGACCTCGCGGAGCAGGTCCGCCGTCTCGGAGGGCGTCTTGCCCACGCGGACGCCGGCGGCCTCGAGGGCCTCCTTCTTCGCCTGCGCGGTGCCCGCGGAGCCGGAGACGATGGCGCCGGCGTGGCCCATGGTCTTGCCCTCGGGGGCGGTGAAGCCCGCGACGTAGCCGACGACCGGCTTGGTGACGTTCGCCTTGATGAAGTCGGCCGCGCGCTCCTCGGCGTCGCCGCCGATCTCGCCGATCATCACGATCGCCTTGGTCTCGGGGTCGGCCTCGAACGCCGCGAGGGCGTCGATGTGCGTGGTGCCGATGATCGGGTCGCCGCCGATGCCGATGGCGGTCGAGAAGCCGAGGTCGCGCAGCTCGTACATCATCTGGTAGGTCAGCGTGCCCGACTTCGAGACGAGGCCGATCGGGCCCTTGCCGGTGATCGTGGCGGGGGTGATGCCCACGAGCGACTCGCCCGGCGTGATGATGCCGGGGCAGTTCGGGCCGATGATCCGGGTCTTGTTGCCCTTCTCCTGCGCGTAGGCCCAGAACTCGGCCGAGTCCTGCACCGGGATGCCCTCGGTGATGACGACGAGGAGGCCGATCTCGGCGTCGATCGCCTCGATGACGGCGTCCTTCGAGAAGGCGGGCGGGACGAACGCGATCGACACGTCGGCGCCGGTGGCCTCGATGGCCTCCTTGACGGTGCCGAAGACGGGCAGCTCGACGTCGCCGTGGGTCACGGTCGTGCCGGCCTTGCGGGCGTTGACGCCGCCGACGACGTTCGTGCCGGCCTTGAGCATCAGCGCGGTGTGCTTGGTGCCCTCGCCGCCGGTGATGCCCTGGACGATGACCTTGGAGTCCTTGTTGAGGAAGATCGACATGCTTGTTCTCTGATTCCTTGAGTCGAGGGGTCGTTACGCGGCGGCGAGTGCGGCGGCCTTGTCGGCGCCCTCGTCCATCGTCGCGGCCAGGGTGATGAGCGGGTTGGCGGCGGCCTCGAGGATCGCGCGGCCCTCCTCCACCTTGTTGCCGTCGAGGCGGACGACGAGCGGCTTGGTCGCCGAGTCGCCGAGGATCTCGAGGGCCTGCAGGATGCCGTTGGCGACCGCGTCGCAGGCGGTGATGCCGCCGAAGACGTTGACGAAGACGCTCTTGACCTGCTCGTCGCCGAGGATCACGTCGAGGCCGTTCGCCATCACCTGGGCGGAGGCTCCGCCGCCGATGTCGAGGAAGTTGGCCGGCTTCACGCCGTTGTGCTTCTCGCCGGCGTAGGCGACGACGTCGAGCGTCGACATGACCAGGCCCGCGCCGTTGCCGATGATGCCGACCTCGCCGTCGAGCTTCACGTAGTTGAGGTCGTTCTCCTTGGCCTTGGCCTCGAGCGGGTCGGCCGCGTCCTTGTCCTCGAGCGCGGCGTGCTCGGCGTGGCGGAAGCCGGCGTTCTCGTCGAGCGAGACCTTGCCGTCGAGCGCGACGATGTCGCCCTCCTCGGTGAGCACGAGCGGGTTGACCTCGACGAGCGTCGCGTCCTCGCCGGTGTAGACGTCGTAGAGCTTGACCAGCACGGGGGCGACCTTGGCGATCAGCTCCTCCGGGAACTTCGCCGCGCGGGCGATCTCCTCGGCCTTGGCCTGGTCGATGCCCTGACCGGGGACGACCTCGACGCGGGCGAGGGCCTCGGGGCGCTCGACGGCGAGCTGCTCGATCTCCATGCCGCCCTCGTAGGAGGTGAGCGAGAGGTAGGAGCGGTTGGCCCGGTCGAGCAGGACCGAGAAGTAGAACTCGCGGTCGATGCGCGCACCGCCCGCGACCATGACGCGCTTGACGACGTGGCCCTTGATGTCCAGGCCGAGGATCGACTGCGCCGCCGCGAACGCGTCGTCCGCGGTCTTCGCGACCTTGACGCCGCCCGCCTTGCCGCGGCCGCCGATCTTGACCTGCGCCTTGACGACGGTGACGCCGCCCAGCTTCTCCGCCGCGGCGCGCACCTCCTCCGGCGTGTCGGCGACGATGCCGGGGAGCACGGGCACGCCGTACTTCTCGAACAGATCACGGGCCTGGTATTCGAAGAGATCCACGCTGCATTCCCATTCCGCGCCGAGCGCGCTTGCGTTTCGAGTCCGGGGGTGGCCCGTCGGAGGGTCGTGCGGTCCGAAGACCCGGCACGCCTCGGCGTCGGCGCTCTTGCGTGTCGACGCTGATCCTGGGCCGCGCCAACTCTACTCCGCACCCCGTCCGAGGTCCCTGCGCCGCGATGCACGGGCCGCGCGGCCGCCGGGCCGCGTACCGTGGCGGGATGGCCCGTCTTCCGCCCACCGGTCGCGACGTCTTCCGCGAGGGCGTCTTCCTGATCGCGGGGGCGCGCGCGATCCTGCTGCAGATCGCGCACCCCGCGGTCGGCGCCGGCGTCGCCGAGCACTCCGACTTCGTGCACCGCGCGCTCGGTCGGCTCTTCGGCACCCTCTCCTACCTCTACGCCCTGCAATTCGGCTCCGCGGAGGACGTCCGGACCGTGCAGCGCCGGGTGAACCGCGCGCACGGGCCGGTCCGCGGCCCCGGGTACACGGCCTTCGATCCGGAGCTGCAACGCTGGGTCGCCGCGACCATCGCCCAGTCGATGCTGCAGCTGCACGAGGGCGTCTTCGGGCCGCTCGGCCGGAGCGAGGCGGACGACCTCGTGCACCGCTCCCGCGTCGTCGGCACGGCGCTGCAGATGCCGGAGGAGCTGTGGCCCGCCTCCCGCGCGGACTTCGACGCGTACTGGGAGCGGGAGCTCGCGCGCCTCGAGGTCACCCCGGCCGCCCGCCGCGTCGCCCACGACCTGCTCGACGGCGGGATCGCCGCCTGGTGGCTGCGCCCGGTCGGCCCGTATCTCCGGCTGATGACGGCGGGGCTGCTGCCCGCTGAGCTGCGCGCGCCGTTCGGCTTCCGCTGGAGTGCCCGGCAGCAGAGGCGGTTCGACCGGGCGCTCGCCCGCACCTTCGCGGTCTATCGCGCCCTGCCTGCGGCGGTGCGCACGGCGCCGAGCCGATTCTTCCTCGCCCGCGTGCGCGCGGAGTCCGACCGGAGCGTCAGAAGCCGGGCGTGATCACCCAGCCCGCGTAGGCCGCCAGCTCGAGCCCCAGCGCCTGGGCCGCGGCCCGCGCCTCGTCCTGCCCGCGCTCGTCGCGGACGTCGACCGCGATCGGCACGCTGTCGCCGAACCCCGCGACCGAGACCCGGGCACTGGTCGGGCCGCTGTAGAGCGGGACGTGCGCGTCCGCGGTCCGCGCGCCGACCACCCGCGAGCCGGTCGCCTCCGCGATCACGGCGAGCGCGAACGGCGCCGTCGCGATGGTGTCGGTGTAGAGCGTCGCCTCGCCGCGCATGACCGTCTCCTCCGTGCTCGCCGGGTCCGTCCGATCGACACCGCAGCCGGTCCGACTGTACGGACGCCGCCGCGGAACCGCAGCCACTCCCCTTCTCGTCGCGCGGAGAGGATGATGACGCCTGCGGGCACTCGAAGAGGAGGCGTTCATGGACGCGGTCGTGGTCGGGATCGGCGGAGCGGGCCGGAGCGGGGCCGCCCTGCAGTGGGCACTCGAGTTCGCGCGGGCGCATCGCCTGCCCGTCGAGCTCGTCGCCGTGGTCGAGCCGCCCCGGGCCGGCCTGGGCGGCGCGGGCTCCGCGCAGCGCGTGCTCGCGGACGAGGCCCTCGACGAGGCCCGCTCGGTCGCCGCGGCGGACGTCCCGGAGGTGACCGTGCGCTCGCGAGTGCTCCAGGGCGCGACCGTCCCCGTGCTCGCCGACGCGGCTCCGGCCGGCGCCCTGCTGGTCCTCGGCGCCCACCCGCTCAGCCGTCGCGCCGTCGCCCGGAGTGCCCCGGTCGCCGTGCGGGTCGCCGCGGCCTCCCGCTCGGCGGTCGCGCTGATCCCCGAGCCCGACGGCGGGGAGCGGACCCGGACGGGGATCGCGGTCGGCGCGGACGGCTCGGAGGTCTCGCTCTCGGCGATCCGCTTCGCCGCCGACGAGGCCGACCGCCGGCACGAGCCGCTGCTCGCCCTGCACGCCTGGCAGCTCCCCGGGGCCTGGAGCGACTCCGTGCCGGTCGAGCGCCGCGTCATCGAGGCGATCGAGGAGGACGAGAACCTCCTGCTCGCCGAGTCGCTGGTCGGCCTCGGCGACTCGCACCCCGATCTCGAGGTGCGCCGCTCGCTCGTCCGCGGCGACCCGGTCGAGCGCCTCACCGCGCTCGCGGCCTCCTCGCGCCTCCTCGTGATCGGGAGTCACGGGCGCGGCGCGTTCCTACGCCTGCTGCTCGGCTCGGTCAGCCACAGCCTCGCGCTGAGCGTTCCGGGCCCGCTCGTCGTGCTGCGGCATCCCGAGCGCGCTCGCTGAGCATCCGGTGCGGCGCCCTTGAACGGCGCCGTTCGCGGATCTACCGTGAAGAACCCGGCGAACGCGCCGTGGCGGTCAACGACGACTGGAGCCCCGATGAGCATCACAGAACCGCGCACGACCGAGGCACCCGCCGCACCTCCGCCCACGGCCGGGTTCGGCAGCGTCTCGGTCGCGGCGATCCTGGCGGAGGCGGCGCGCCGCACGCCGACGACGATCGCGGTCCGGGTCGGCCCGCAGGCCATCGACTACCGGACCCTCTGGGAGCAGACCCGCGCCTACGCCGGCGCTCTCCGCGCGCACGGCGTCGGCCCGGGCGACCGGGTCGCCCTGCTGATCCCCAACGTCCCCGACTTCCCGCGCGGCTACTTCGCCGTCCTCGCCCTCGGCGCGGTCGTCGTGCCGGTGCACGCGCTGCTCAAGCACGACGAGATCGCCTACGTCCTCCGCGACTCCGGCGCCACCGCGCTGATCTGCGCCGCCCCGCTGCTGGCCGAGGGCGCCGCCGGCGCCGCGCAGGCCGACGTCCCCGTGCTGAGCGTGCTCGTGCCCGACGGCACCGAGAGCCCCTTCCCTCGCCTCGAGGACCTCGCCGCCGAGGCGACCCCGATCGACACCTACGTGCCGCGCTCGCCGTTCGACACCGCGACGATCCTCTACACCAGCGGCACCACCGGCCGGCCCAAGGGAGCGGAGGGGACGCACTTCGCGATCGTCTCGCAGTCCGACGTGCTCCTGATGAACACCTTCGATCTGCACCAGGGCGACGTGGTGCTCGGCGCGCTGCCGCTCTTCCACACCTTCGGCCAGGTCTGCGCGATGAACACCGCGTTCCGCACCGCGGCGACCGTGGTGCTCGTGCCCAAGTTCGACGGCGACGCCGCGCTCGAGGCGATGATCGCGCACGAGTGCACGGTGTTCGAGGGCGTCCCGACGATGTACGTCGCGCTGCTCGACGCCGCCACCCGACGCGACGACCGCCCGCCGCTGCGCTACGCGGTCTCCGGCGGCGCGGCGCTGCCCGTCGCCGTGATCGAGCGCTTCCGCGAGGTTTTCGGCGTCGAGATCTACGAGGGCTACGGCCTGACCGAGACCTCCCCGGTCGCGACCTTCAACCACGTCGGCGTCCCCCCGCGCGCCGGCACGGTCGGCACGCCGATCTGGGGCGTCGACGTCGAGGTCGCCCGCGCCGAGGTCGTCGACCGCATCGAGCTGCTCCCCCGCGGCGAGCTGGGCGAGATCGTGGTCCGCGGCCACAACCTGATGAAGGGCTACCTCGGCAATCCGGAGGCCTCGGCCGCTGCGGTCGTCGACGGCTGGTTCCGCACCGGCGACCTCGGGACCAAGGACGACGAGGACTACATCCGCATCCTCGACCGGACCAAGGACATGATCATCCGCAACGGCTACAACGTGTACCCGCGCGAGGTCGAGGAGGTCCTGATCGGCCACGCGGCCGTGGCGAACGCGGCGGTCTTCGGCGTCCCGGACGAGAAGCACGGTCAGGAGATCATGGCGGCCGTGGTGCTCGGCCCGTCGGCGACGGCGACCGCCGAGGAGCTCATCGCCTACGCGAACGAGCACCTCGCCGCCTTCAAGTTCCCCCGCCGCATCGAGTTCGTCGAGGCCCTCCCCCTGGGCCCCAGCGGCAAGATCCTGAAGCGCGAGCTCGTCGCCCAGTACTCCTGACCCCCTTCCGCGAGATGCCACTTGTGAGCGCCTTGCACGGCGTGTCGCGCTCACAAGTGGCATCTCGCGACGGGGAGCGCCGCGCAGAGCGTGACCTGTAAGGGGGACACGGAGGAGGGGCCACGTGGGGCATGCTGAGGCGTCCCGCCGCGCCTTCAGGAAGAACCTTCGATGAGCCCCCGCCACCCGCACCTCCCGCCAGACCTGCCCGACCGCGCCCGGCGGAACCGCCGCTCCGCCGATCGGCGGCCCGCCCCGCGGCCGTTCCAGCGCAGGCTCCAAGACAGTGTTCCCGCCGGCCCCGCCTCCGCCGACCGCAGCGCGTCCGGCCGCCGGCCACTGCGGGCGGGATCGCTGCGCCTCACCCGCCTCCGACTCACGCCGCTGCAGTGGATCGGCGGTGGCATCACCGCCTTCTTCGCGCTCGTCGCCTTGCTCTCCGGCGGGCCGTGGTCCGCGCTGGTCATGATCGCCCTCGTCGTCCTCGTCACGGCGGCCTACGGTGTGCTCCTGCGCCGCCCGACCTGGCTCGGACTGCCCCGCCGACGCCGGACGTCCGCGATGGCCGGCGGCGCGGCGATGCTCGCCCTGATCGTCGGCCTGTCGGCGTTCGGGTCGACGGCGACTACGGCGCCCACGGACGACCAGGCCGTCGCCTCCGGCCCCGAGAGCTCCGCGACACCCGCCGCCGCGCCGACCCGGACCGCGACCCCGGCTCCCACTCCGACCTCGACTCCCAGCCCGACACCGACGGTCGTGATCACGACCGAGACGGTCACCGAGACCGCCCCGATCGCCCGCTCCTCGCGCACCGAGGATGACCCGAGCGCAGCCCAGGGCACCAGCACCGTCGTCGCCGGCGCCGACGGTGTGCTCACGCGCACCTTCGAGGTCGTGAAGCACGACGGCGCCGAGGTCTCCCGCTCGCAGCTCTCGGAGGCGGTCACCACCCCCGTCGTCGACGACGTCACCCGCGTCGGCACGCTCGTCCCCGCTCCCGCCCCCGTCCCCGAGCCGGTCGGCTGCCACTCCAGCTACGCCGGCGAGTGCGTCCCGATCGCCTCCGACGGCGACTGCGCCGCGGGCTCAGGCAACGGCCCCGTCTACATCCAGGGTCCCGTCACGGTCGTCGGCCCCGACGACTACGACCTCGACCGCGACGGCGACGGCATCGCCTGCGACGCGTAGCCCTCTCCCCGCCGCGAGATGCCACTTGTGCACGCGACACGCCGTGAAAAGCGTGCACAAGTGGCATCTCGCGGAGGAGCGGGTCAGCCGAGCAGGGTCCAGACGAGCGAGGCGAGCACGCCACCGACCAGGGCGCCCGCGATCACCTGGGCGGGGGTGTGCGCGCCGAGGCGGACGCGCGACCAGCCGGTCCAGAGCGCGATCGGCACGGTGACGAGCAGCGACCAGGGGCCGTAGGCGATCAGCACCACCACCGCGCAGGTCGCGACGACGGCGGCGTGACCCGACAGCTTCCAGCCGAGGTTGACGACCCCGATCACCAGGAGCACCACCACCGTCACCACGCCGAAGGTCGTGACCGCGGCCGGCGCCCCGAGCGCCACGAGCAGCGCCAGCCCGACGACGATCGAGACCAGCGCGAGCCCGATCGGCAGCGCCCGCTCGCGGCGGTCCGGCACGTGGTGGTCGCCGCGGATCCGCCCCGCGCGCATCAGCAGCCGCACGACGAGGTACGGCAGGACCCCGACGAACAGCGCCGCCAGCGCACCCCAGGCCACCCCGAGCAGCGGCGGATCCGCGACCCGCGCCCCCACGATCAGCGGCACGACCATCGCGAGCACCGGCGGCGCGAACGCCTCCGTCGCCACCCGCGCCGCGAGCGGTCCGCGCCGGCCCACGGGCACCCGGCTCAGAGCTTCTCGATCGGCGCGACCTTGATCAGCAGCTTCTTCGCGCCGACCTGGTCGAAGAGCACGTGCGCGACCCGCTTGCTGCCCTCGCCGGTGACCGCGTTGACGCGGCCCTCGCCGAAGTCGGTGTGCCGGATGCGGTCGCCCGCGATCAGCTCCAGGTCGCCGTTGTCCCGCACCATCCCGGTGATCCGGTTGGGGAACTCGCCCTTCGCCTTCGGCGCCGCGGCGAGCGCCTGGCGGAACTCGGTGTTCGACTTCGAGCGGCCGAAGCCGGGCCGCTGCGCGTTGAGCGCCCGCGGCTGGGTGCCGCCGCGCGAGGTCGCCGCGCCCGGCGACTGCCGCCACTGGATCAGCTCGGACGGGATCTCCTGCAGGAACCGGCTCGGCATCGCGACCGACGTCTCGCCGTACTGCGCCCGGGTCATCGCGAGCGACAGGTAGAGCCGCTTGCGCGCGCGGGTGATGCCCACGTAGAACAGCCGCCGCTCCTCGGCCGGGCCGCCCGGCTCGTTCGCCGAGATGCGGTGCGGCAGCAGGTCCTCCTCGATCCCGGTGAGGAACACGGCGTCGTACTCGAGGCCCTTCGCGGTGTGCAGGGTCATCAGCGAGACGGTGCCGGAGTCGTCGTCGAGGTCGTCCGCCGCCGCGACGAGCGAGACCTCGGTGAGGAAGTCGACCAGCCCGCCGTCGGGGTTGTTGCGGGCGAACTCCTTGGTCACGGCGATGAGCTCGTCGACGTTCTCGGCGCGCGCCTCGTCCTGCGGGTCGCGGCTGGCGCGGAGCATGTCGATGTAGCCGCTGCGGGAGAGCAGCGCCGACAGCACCTCGTGCACCTTCGCCTCGCCCTCGGGCCGCGCCGGGTCGAGCATCAGCGCGCACTCGTCGAGCAGGGTCGCCAGGTCGACGATCGCCTTCGTCACCTTCGGCCCCATGCCCAGCGACCCGGCGTTGCGCATCGCCTCGCGCAGGGTCACCGCGTTGGTGTCCGCGAAGGACTGCAGCTGCGCCTCCGTCGCCGGGCCGATGCCGCGCTTGGGCGTGTTCATGATTCGGCGCAGCGCCAGCACATCGGCCGGGTTCGCGACGGTGATCAGGTAGGCGAGCGCGTCCTTGATCTCGGCGCGCTCGTAGAACTTGGTGCCGCCGAGGATCCGGTAGGGCAGCGCCGAGCGGATGAAGATCTCCTCCAGCGCACGGGTCTGCGCGTTGGTGCGGTAGAACACGGCGATCTCGTCGTAGCCGGTGCCGGCCGCGTGGATCCGGGCGATCTCGTCGACGACGAACTGCGCCTCGTCGTGACCCGAGTACCCGGTATAGCCGACGATCTTCTCGCCCTCGCCGCTGGCCGACCAGAGGTTCTTCGCGCGGCGGTCGAAGTTGTTCGAGATGACGGCGTTCGCGGCCGAGAGGATGTTCTGCGTCGAGCGGTAGTTCTGCTCGAGCAGGATCACCCGGCAGCCGGGGAAGTCGCGCTCGAACTCGACGATGTTCCGGATGTCCGCCCCGCGGAACGCGTAGATCGACTGGTCCGAGTCGCCCACCACGGTGAGCGAGGCCCCGGGGATCGAGCCGTCGGCCGTCACCGGGCCGCGGTAGGGCCGGTCGAAGGCGGCGGCCGCGATCGTCGCCGGCGGCACCGCCCGGGTCAGCTCGTGGATCAGCGAGTACTGCGCGTGGTTCGTGTCCTGGTACTCGTCGACCATCACGTGCCGGAACCGGCGCTGGTACTTCGCCGCGACGTGCGGGAAGGCGCGGAAGAGGTAGACCGTCTGCGCGATCAGGTCGTCGAAGTCGAAGGCGTTCGCGCTCTCGAGGGCGCGCGAGTAGGCGCGGAAGACCTGGAGGAACATCTCCTCGTTCGGGTCGCTCATGTTCGCGGTCCGCGCGTAGGAGTCGACATCGGCGAGCTCGTTCTTGAGCTTGGAGATCTTCGCCGAGGCGCTCGCGACCGTGATGCCGAGCGAGTCCGCCTCGAGGTCCTTCACGATCCGCTTGAGCAGCGCCCGCTGATCGCCGGAGTCGTAGATGGTGAACGACGAGGTCATGCCGAAGTTCTCGGCCTCGCGGCGCAGGATCCGCACGCAGGCGGAGTGGAAGGTGGAGATCCACATCCCCTCGGCGGCCTGGCCGACGATCTTCTCGACCCGCTCGCGCATCTCGGCGGCGGCCTTGTTGGTGAAGGTGATCGCGAGGATCTGGCTGGGCCACGCCTCGCCGCTGCCGAGCAGGCTCGCGATGCGCCGGGTGAGCACGCTCGTCTTGCCCGAGCCGGCACCCGCGACGATGAGCAGCGCGTCGCCGCGGTACTCGACCGCCTCGCGCTGCTGCGGGTTGAGACCCGCCACGAGCCGCTCGTGCTCGGGGTCGGTGCGCGCGGAGTCGCCGGAGGGCCCGCCGGGCACGCCGACGACGACCGGGGTGGCGCGGGAATCGCTCGGATCGAAGAGGAGGCTCATGTCCCTCCGAGTGTAGATCGACCCTCCGACACCCGGCGCTGGACGCCGCGCCGGTCAGGCGGCGCGCGGCCGCCGCACCGGCGCCGTGAGCGTCCCGCCGATGTCGAGCCCGCGCCAGGCCAGCGCGAAGCCCACCACCGCGACCGTCGAGGTCGCCACCGCGAGCACCTGCAGAAGCACGAACGCGGTGAGGTCCTTGGTGTCGTCCGGGTAGTACTGGATGCCCTGCACGGCGAGCGCCGCGAGCGTCAGAACCAGCACCGCGGAGCAGACGAGCAGCACCCGGACGACCGCGCGCCGCGGCGGCTTGCTCGGCGCGCGCCCCACCTGCGCCCGCGTCGACAGCCAGGCGCAGGCGAGCGAGGCGGAGGCGAGCGCGACCAGGTCGGCGCCCAGCACGTCGCTCGCGCGATGCCAGGAGGCGGCCATCGTCAGATTCCCGACCAGCACCACCACCGCCCCGCCGATCGTCAGCACCGCCGTGCGTCCCCGCCCGGGGACCACCATCGCCAGGGCGAAGACCACCGACACCGCGGCCGCCGTGTGCCCGCTCGGGAAGCTGCCGCCGGTGTACCAGGAGTCGGTCTCCACCAGCAGCGGCCGCTCGAGCACCACGTTCTTGAGGATCTGCGTCAGCCCCGCGGTGACCACGATCGAGCCGACGGAGGCGAGGGCGAGCGCCGGGCGTCGGCGGATCAGCGCGATCGCGGCGACGAGCAGCGCGCCGCCGATCATCGAGACCGGCGTGACGTCGGCGAGCGCGCCGGCCGCGGTGCCGGTGGCCCGCCCGAAGACGAGGTCGGCGCCGCGGAGGCCGGAGTTCTCCGCCGCCTGACCCTGCGGCGTCAGCACGGCGAGCCAGTAGACGACCGC
Coding sequences:
- a CDS encoding LLM class flavin-dependent oxidoreductase encodes the protein MTRRLGLDFLTFVPYPEGPEQPGDAARSLEDGLALFELAEALGYDTGWVRVRHFERFLASPMTFFAAASQRTRRLRLGTAVIGARYESPVRLAEDAATVDLLSGGRLDLGVSSGFAHLASVFDGVFGQADREFRAEAQERIERLRDALSGTVLGIAESALMSVPVGDPLVQQPHAPGLADRLWYGAGTTASAVRAGEQGMHLQVSTLNTEETGLPFAEQQAAQIRAYREAFAAARPGRTSRVTAGRIVLPLTGPADEEAHRPFIEGYLARMDDDGRPRTADRSIIAAPMRFSPLHVGTADEIVASLAADPALAEADSLTITLPAVGGVASHRRILETVAQDIAPRLGWTPAA
- the sucD gene encoding succinate--CoA ligase subunit alpha, which codes for MSIFLNKDSKVIVQGITGGEGTKHTALMLKAGTNVVGGVNARKAGTTVTHGDVELPVFGTVKEAIEATGADVSIAFVPPAFSKDAVIEAIDAEIGLLVVITEGIPVQDSAEFWAYAQEKGNKTRIIGPNCPGIITPGESLVGITPATITGKGPIGLVSKSGTLTYQMMYELRDLGFSTAIGIGGDPIIGTTHIDALAAFEADPETKAIVMIGEIGGDAEERAADFIKANVTKPVVGYVAGFTAPEGKTMGHAGAIVSGSAGTAQAKKEALEAAGVRVGKTPSETADLLREVYAAL
- the sucC gene encoding ADP-forming succinate--CoA ligase subunit beta is translated as MDLFEYQARDLFEKYGVPVLPGIVADTPEEVRAAAEKLGGVTVVKAQVKIGGRGKAGGVKVAKTADDAFAAAQSILGLDIKGHVVKRVMVAGGARIDREFYFSVLLDRANRSYLSLTSYEGGMEIEQLAVERPEALARVEVVPGQGIDQAKAEEIARAAKFPEELIAKVAPVLVKLYDVYTGEDATLVEVNPLVLTEEGDIVALDGKVSLDENAGFRHAEHAALEDKDAADPLEAKAKENDLNYVKLDGEVGIIGNGAGLVMSTLDVVAYAGEKHNGVKPANFLDIGGGASAQVMANGLDVILGDEQVKSVFVNVFGGITACDAVANGILQALEILGDSATKPLVVRLDGNKVEEGRAILEAAANPLITLAATMDEGADKAAALAAA
- a CDS encoding oxygenase MpaB family protein — translated: MARLPPTGRDVFREGVFLIAGARAILLQIAHPAVGAGVAEHSDFVHRALGRLFGTLSYLYALQFGSAEDVRTVQRRVNRAHGPVRGPGYTAFDPELQRWVAATIAQSMLQLHEGVFGPLGRSEADDLVHRSRVVGTALQMPEELWPASRADFDAYWERELARLEVTPAARRVAHDLLDGGIAAWWLRPVGPYLRLMTAGLLPAELRAPFGFRWSARQQRRFDRALARTFAVYRALPAAVRTAPSRFFLARVRAESDRSVRSRA
- a CDS encoding universal stress protein, which codes for MDAVVVGIGGAGRSGAALQWALEFARAHRLPVELVAVVEPPRAGLGGAGSAQRVLADEALDEARSVAAADVPEVTVRSRVLQGATVPVLADAAPAGALLVLGAHPLSRRAVARSAPVAVRVAAASRSAVALIPEPDGGERTRTGIAVGADGSEVSLSAIRFAADEADRRHEPLLALHAWQLPGAWSDSVPVERRVIEAIEEDENLLLAESLVGLGDSHPDLEVRRSLVRGDPVERLTALAASSRLLVIGSHGRGAFLRLLLGSVSHSLALSVPGPLVVLRHPERAR
- a CDS encoding long-chain fatty acid--CoA ligase; amino-acid sequence: MSITEPRTTEAPAAPPPTAGFGSVSVAAILAEAARRTPTTIAVRVGPQAIDYRTLWEQTRAYAGALRAHGVGPGDRVALLIPNVPDFPRGYFAVLALGAVVVPVHALLKHDEIAYVLRDSGATALICAAPLLAEGAAGAAQADVPVLSVLVPDGTESPFPRLEDLAAEATPIDTYVPRSPFDTATILYTSGTTGRPKGAEGTHFAIVSQSDVLLMNTFDLHQGDVVLGALPLFHTFGQVCAMNTAFRTAATVVLVPKFDGDAALEAMIAHECTVFEGVPTMYVALLDAATRRDDRPPLRYAVSGGAALPVAVIERFREVFGVEIYEGYGLTETSPVATFNHVGVPPRAGTVGTPIWGVDVEVARAEVVDRIELLPRGELGEIVVRGHNLMKGYLGNPEASAAAVVDGWFRTGDLGTKDDEDYIRILDRTKDMIIRNGYNVYPREVEEVLIGHAAVANAAVFGVPDEKHGQEIMAAVVLGPSATATAEELIAYANEHLAAFKFPRRIEFVEALPLGPSGKILKRELVAQYS
- a CDS encoding G5 domain-containing protein: MSPRHPHLPPDLPDRARRNRRSADRRPAPRPFQRRLQDSVPAGPASADRSASGRRPLRAGSLRLTRLRLTPLQWIGGGITAFFALVALLSGGPWSALVMIALVVLVTAAYGVLLRRPTWLGLPRRRRTSAMAGGAAMLALIVGLSAFGSTATTAPTDDQAVASGPESSATPAAAPTRTATPAPTPTSTPSPTPTVVITTETVTETAPIARSSRTEDDPSAAQGTSTVVAGADGVLTRTFEVVKHDGAEVSRSQLSEAVTTPVVDDVTRVGTLVPAPAPVPEPVGCHSSYAGECVPIASDGDCAAGSGNGPVYIQGPVTVVGPDDYDLDRDGDGIACDA
- a CDS encoding phosphatase PAP2 family protein, producing MPVGRRGPLAARVATEAFAPPVLAMVVPLIVGARVADPPLLGVAWGALAALFVGVLPYLVVRLLMRAGRIRGDHHVPDRRERALPIGLALVSIVVGLALLVALGAPAAVTTFGVVTVVVLLVIGVVNLGWKLSGHAAVVATCAVVVLIAYGPWSLLVTVPIALWTGWSRVRLGAHTPAQVIAGALVGGVLASLVWTLLG